From Camelus ferus isolate YT-003-E chromosome 15, BCGSAC_Cfer_1.0, whole genome shotgun sequence, the proteins below share one genomic window:
- the LOC102510682 gene encoding cytochrome P450 1B1, whose product MATSLSPEDHLPPIPLSAHQTTLLLLLSVLAAVHMAQRLLRQRRRQLGSAPPGPFAWPLIGNAASMGPAPHLSFARLARRYGDIFQIRLGNCPVVVLNGERAIRQALLQQGAAFADRPPFASFRVVSGGRSLAFGQYSESWKAQRRAAHSTIRAFSTRQPRGRRVLEGHVLAEARELVALLVRGSSGGAFLDPRQMTIVAVANVMSAVCFGCRYSHDDAEFRELISHNEEFGRTVGAGSLVDVLPWLQRFPNPVRTAFREFEKLNRNFSNFVLDKFLRHRESLRSGAAPRDMMDAFILSAGKEAGSGTDVEYVLASITDIFGASQDTLSTALQWLLVLFIRYPEVQMRVQAELDQVVGRDRLPCLDDQPHLPYVMAFLYEAMRFSSFVPVTIPHATKASASVLGYHIPKDTVVFVNQWSVNHDPVKWSNPEDFDPVRFLDKDGCINKDLASSVMIFSVGKRRCIGEELSKMQLFLFISILAHQCNFRANPDEPPKMDFIYGLTIKPKSFKINVTLRESMELLDRTVQKLQAEEDGH is encoded by the exons ATGGCCACCAGCCTCAGCCCGGAGGATCATCTGCCGCCGATCCCTCTGTCTGCCCATCAGACCACGCTCCTGCTGCTCCTCTCGGTGCTAGCCGCGGTGCACATGGCCCAGAGGCTGTtgaggcagcggcggcggcagctggGGTCCGCGCCCCCGGGTCCTTTCGCATGGCCTCTGATCGGAAACGCGGCGTCGATGGGCCCGGCGCCGCACCTCTCATTCGCGCGCCTGGCGCGGCGCTACGGCGACATCTTCCAGATCCGCCTGGGCAACTGCCCGGTGGTGGTGCTGAACGGTGAGCGCGCCATCCGCCAGGCCCTGCTGCAGCAGGGCGCCGCCTTTGCCGACCGGCCGCCCTTCGCCTCTTTCCGCGTGGTGTCGGGCGGTCGCAGCCTGGCTTTTGGCCAGTACTCGGAGAGCTGGAAGGCGCAGCGGCGCGCGGCGCACAGCACGATACGAGCCTTCTCCACGCGCCAGCCGCGCGGCCGCCGGGTCCTCGAGGGCCACGTGCTAGCTGAGGCGCGGGAATTGGTGGCGCTGCTGGTGCGCGGCAGCTCGGGAGGGGCCTTCCTGGACCCGCGGCAGATGACCATAGTGGCCGTGGCCAACGTCATGAGCGCCGTGTGCTTCGGCTGCCGCTACAGTCACGACGACGCCGAGTTCCGCGAGCTAATCAGCCACAACGAGGAGTTCGGGCGCACAGTGGGAGCGGGCAGCCTGGTGGACGTACTGCCCTGGCTGCAGCGCTTTCCCAACCCTGTGCGCACCGCCTTCCGCGAATTCGAAAAGCTCAATCGCAACTTCAGCAATTTTGTCCTCGACAAGTTCCTGAGGCACCGCGAAAGCCTTCGGTCCGGGGCCGCTCCCCGCGACATGATGGATGCCTTCATCCTCTCGGCGGGAAAGGAGGCGGGCTCGGGCACGGACGTGGAGTACGTGCTGGCCAGCATCACTGACATCTTCGGCGCCAGCCAGGACACACTCTCCACCGCGCTGCAGTGGCTGCTTGTCCTCTTCATCAG GTATCCGGAAGTGCAGATGCGGGTACAGGCGGAGCTGGACCAAGTGGTGGGTCGGGACCGCCTGCCCTGCCTGGACGACCAGCCCCACCTGCCCTACGTCATGGCCTTTCTTTATGAAGCCATGCGCTTCTCCAGCTTTGTGCCAGTCACCATCCCTCACGCCACCAAGGCCAGCGCGTCTGTCTTGGGCTACCACATCCCCAAGGACACAGTGGTTTTTGTTAACCAGTGGTCCGTGAATCATGACCCGGTGAAGTGGTCTAACCCAGAAGACTTTGATCCAGTCCGATTCTTGGACAAGGATGGCTGCATCAACAAAGACCTGGCCAGCAGCGTGATGATTTTTTCAGTGGGCAAACGGCGGTGCATCGGGGAAGAGCTTTCCAAGATGCAGCTGTTTCTCTTCATCTCCATCCTGGCTCATCAGTGCAATTTCAGGGCCAATCCAGACGAGCCCccaaaaatggattttatttacgGCCTGACCATTAAACCCAAGTCATTCAAAATCAATGTCACCCTCAGAGAGTCCATGGAGCTCCTTGATCGCACTGTGCAAAAGTTACAAGCCGAGGAAGACGGCCACTAA